ATGCCAAGGGTTTGGTGCGGCGGCTGGGCTACGCCGGCAGCGGACTGGTATATGCCAGCGTGGCCTGGTATGCGGCCCAGCTGGCTATAAACGGCTATGCCGATAAAGGCGGCAACTCCCGCCAGCATCTGGTAGCGAAAGTGCTGAACTGGCCGGCCGGTGAGTGGCTGGTGATGCTGCTGGGCCTGATTATTATCGGCACCGGCCTGTACCAGCTATACCGCGCCTACTCCGGCTCCTTCAGCAAACACGTAAATGATAGTGGCCTGCCGGCCAATCAGCAGCAAATTGTGTATCGTACGGGCCAGCTGGGCTACACGGCCCGGGGCATTGTGTTGGGTATTATTGGCTACTTCTTCATTCAGGCCGGGCGCCAGCACCGTGCTGCTGCCGTAGGCACCACTGATGAAGCTTTTGATTTCCTGGCCGCCATGGGCCCTGCTGCTCTGGCCGTGGTAGCCCTGGGGCTGATGGCCTACGGCCTTTACATGCTGGTGCGGGCAAAATACCCCGTACTGAACG
The Hymenobacter sp. DG25B genome window above contains:
- a CDS encoding DUF1206 domain-containing protein, translating into MSLANTISSAVPGSPSAGIRALARFGFAAKGVVYFLMGILALLAATGQQGGQTADKAQAVQTVQSLPGGQVLLGLIAFGLLGYIIWRFTQALRDTENKGSDAKGLVRRLGYAGSGLVYASVAWYAAQLAINGYADKGGNSRQHLVAKVLNWPAGEWLVMLLGLIIIGTGLYQLYRAYSGSFSKHVNDSGLPANQQQIVYRTGQLGYTARGIVLGIIGYFFIQAGRQHRAAAVGTTDEAFDFLAAMGPAALAVVALGLMAYGLYMLVRAKYPVLNGI